The Acinetobacter pittii genome contains a region encoding:
- the smc gene encoding chromosome segregation protein SMC: protein MRLSSLKLSGFKSFADSTTLNFKANRTAVVGPNGCGKSNVIDAIRWVMGESNARQLRGGSMQDVIFTGTSKRKPVGVASVELRFDNTYGKLGGAYNAYNELAVRRQVTREGKSEYFLNGTRCRRRDITDIFLGTGLGPRSYAVIEQGMINRLVDAKPEEMRVFIEEAAGVSRYQARRRETLQHLEHTEQNLSRLEDIALELKSQLKTLKRQSEAAVQYKTLESQIRTLKIEILSFQADKSVRLQEEYTVQMNELGETFKLVRSELSTIEHDLEATSALFQRLIQQSSPLQQEWQQAEKKLSELKMTLEQKQSLFQQNSTTLVQLEQQKAQTKERLQLSELQLETLNNQLEEQTEALTGIEHTATEAEQSFADLQSQQKQAQQQFEQIKAQVEKQQQQKMQMAAQIEQLGKNVQRIEQQKETLQHQANQIQSHVHEDEQGELEQLQQQLRSEISMFETEIEQQLLHLEQSQQQHQSSKNQQQTLKTEIQVLLSEQKNLSQLVAKQSLKQNQDTLRLMQALQLTELGKSHAQIVEKFLAKWLQAHIVETEQIFQEGIARQLKPSEQISKFKGNLTCLNEWIASPQLSIFSNVAIAQDLTQALNEQKQLEHGQSILTLDGYHVGQDWVIALMYDDESQSAQGMLSHRIRLDEIEQTLEKQQPELQALDQIVMQQKDELGQLQADVQHKQQVVKQKQKDLQQLDVQIAKQQTAAQAFLLQKQQLKDQLAQLDMQLEEDAMQKDDLEIDLHALAIKLETILPDYKTLQFRVEELTEQLEEQQQALQHQQQEREILRRNSTQITQQIELLEKDISFLQSQYQQIAAQMEQAKKFVDPIQLELPNLESEFQQQFAQTEKLQKNWNEWQLELNSVQEKQQTLTDQRHQYQQKDEQLREQLEQKRLAWQAAKSDREHYQEQLKELNAEIQKGLQIDLTEHQQKLEKVQKQFEKIGAVNLAASQEFEEVSQRFDELSHQIQDLENTVTQLKDAMKSIDQETRKLFMTTFDQINQELQNLFPKVFNGGEASLSLEDDWQSGVKLMARPPGKKNSSLALLSGGEKALTALALVFAIFRLNPAPFCVLDEVDAPLDDANVQRYCNLVKELSEHVQFIYITHNKLAMTMATDLLGVTMPEPGTSKLVTVDLEQAKEYGLVSES, encoded by the coding sequence ATGCGTTTAAGCAGTTTAAAACTTTCCGGCTTTAAATCTTTTGCAGATAGTACAACTTTAAATTTTAAGGCGAACCGCACAGCAGTGGTTGGCCCAAACGGTTGTGGCAAATCCAATGTAATCGATGCGATCCGCTGGGTGATGGGTGAATCAAATGCCCGTCAGCTACGTGGTGGTAGCATGCAAGATGTTATTTTTACAGGAACATCCAAGCGCAAGCCCGTTGGTGTGGCCAGTGTTGAGCTACGCTTTGATAATACCTATGGCAAATTGGGCGGGGCTTATAATGCTTATAATGAATTAGCCGTTCGCCGTCAGGTCACTCGTGAAGGGAAGTCCGAATATTTCTTAAATGGTACTCGTTGCCGCCGTCGTGATATTACCGATATTTTTTTGGGAACAGGCCTAGGGCCGCGTTCTTATGCAGTGATTGAACAAGGCATGATTAACCGTTTGGTTGATGCCAAGCCAGAAGAAATGCGTGTGTTTATTGAAGAGGCGGCAGGTGTTTCACGCTATCAAGCGCGTCGACGCGAAACATTGCAACATCTTGAACATACCGAGCAAAACCTTTCACGTTTAGAAGATATTGCGCTTGAGTTAAAATCGCAGCTTAAAACGCTTAAACGCCAGTCAGAAGCAGCAGTTCAATATAAAACGTTAGAAAGCCAGATTCGTACCCTAAAAATTGAAATTTTGTCCTTTCAGGCAGATAAAAGCGTACGTCTTCAAGAAGAATATACCGTTCAAATGAATGAACTGGGTGAAACTTTTAAATTGGTTCGCTCAGAATTAAGTACAATTGAGCATGATTTAGAAGCGACCAGTGCTTTATTTCAGAGACTTATTCAGCAATCTTCACCACTACAACAAGAATGGCAACAAGCTGAAAAAAAACTGTCTGAACTGAAAATGACTCTAGAGCAAAAACAGAGTTTATTTCAGCAAAACAGTACCACTCTCGTTCAGTTAGAGCAGCAAAAAGCCCAAACTAAAGAACGTTTACAACTTTCTGAATTGCAACTCGAAACACTGAATAATCAACTAGAAGAGCAAACCGAAGCTTTAACTGGAATTGAGCATACTGCAACGGAAGCTGAACAAAGCTTTGCTGATTTACAATCTCAGCAAAAACAAGCACAGCAGCAGTTTGAACAAATAAAAGCTCAGGTTGAAAAACAACAGCAGCAAAAAATGCAGATGGCAGCTCAAATTGAACAGTTGGGTAAAAATGTTCAGCGCATTGAGCAGCAAAAAGAAACGCTGCAACATCAAGCAAACCAAATTCAATCGCATGTGCATGAAGATGAGCAGGGTGAGCTTGAGCAACTGCAACAACAGCTGCGTAGTGAAATTTCGATGTTTGAAACTGAAATTGAGCAACAGTTGCTACATTTAGAGCAATCTCAACAGCAACACCAGTCAAGTAAAAATCAGCAGCAAACGCTGAAAACAGAAATCCAAGTTTTACTATCAGAGCAGAAAAACCTAAGCCAGCTTGTTGCTAAACAAAGTTTAAAGCAAAACCAAGATACGCTACGTTTAATGCAGGCCCTACAGTTAACCGAGCTAGGTAAGTCGCATGCGCAGATTGTTGAGAAGTTTTTAGCAAAATGGTTACAGGCGCATATTGTTGAAACTGAACAAATCTTTCAAGAAGGAATTGCTCGTCAGTTAAAACCTTCTGAGCAAATAAGCAAATTTAAGGGGAACCTGACTTGCTTGAATGAGTGGATTGCATCGCCACAGCTATCAATATTCTCGAATGTAGCGATTGCACAAGATTTGACTCAAGCTTTAAATGAGCAAAAACAGCTGGAACATGGTCAGTCTATTTTGACCTTAGATGGCTATCATGTCGGGCAGGATTGGGTGATTGCGCTTATGTATGATGATGAGAGTCAAAGTGCACAAGGTATGCTGAGCCATCGCATTCGTCTAGATGAAATCGAACAAACTCTTGAAAAGCAACAACCTGAATTACAAGCATTAGATCAAATTGTAATGCAGCAAAAGGATGAGTTAGGGCAGTTACAGGCTGATGTGCAGCACAAACAGCAAGTTGTGAAACAAAAGCAAAAAGACTTGCAACAGCTGGATGTACAAATTGCTAAACAGCAAACCGCAGCACAAGCATTTTTACTGCAAAAACAACAATTGAAAGATCAGTTAGCTCAACTAGACATGCAGCTTGAAGAAGATGCAATGCAAAAAGACGATCTTGAAATTGATTTGCATGCATTAGCAATCAAGCTCGAAACCATTTTACCTGACTATAAAACTTTGCAATTTCGGGTAGAAGAGTTAACAGAGCAGTTAGAAGAACAGCAACAAGCTCTACAACATCAGCAACAAGAACGTGAAATTTTACGCCGTAATAGTACGCAGATTACTCAACAGATTGAGTTGCTTGAAAAAGATATCTCGTTCTTGCAGAGCCAATATCAGCAAATTGCAGCTCAAATGGAACAAGCGAAAAAGTTTGTTGACCCTATTCAATTAGAGTTACCAAATCTTGAGTCGGAATTTCAGCAACAATTTGCTCAAACTGAAAAGTTGCAAAAGAACTGGAATGAATGGCAGCTTGAACTCAATAGTGTGCAAGAAAAGCAACAAACACTGACAGATCAGCGTCATCAATATCAACAAAAAGATGAACAGCTTAGAGAACAACTTGAACAGAAACGGTTAGCTTGGCAAGCAGCTAAGTCAGACCGTGAGCATTATCAAGAACAGCTTAAAGAACTAAATGCCGAGATTCAAAAAGGCTTACAAATAGATTTAACCGAGCATCAGCAAAAACTGGAAAAAGTACAGAAACAGTTTGAAAAAATCGGTGCGGTTAACCTTGCCGCTTCACAAGAGTTTGAGGAAGTTTCTCAACGTTTTGATGAGCTGAGTCACCAGATTCAAGATTTGGAAAATACGGTAACTCAACTAAAAGATGCAATGAAAAGCATTGACCAAGAAACCCGTAAGTTATTTATGACAACTTTTGATCAAATTAATCAAGAGTTGCAAAATCTGTTTCCAAAGGTCTTTAATGGTGGAGAGGCGAGTTTAAGTCTTGAAGATGACTGGCAATCTGGTGTTAAACTGATGGCAAGACCGCCGGGTAAAAAAAATAGTTCTCTAGCATTACTTTCCGGTGGAGAAAAGGCTTTAACAGCGTTAGCATTGGTATTTGCAATTTTTAGATTAAATCCGGCACCGTTTTGTGTATTAGATGAAGTGGACGCACCACTCGACGATGCGAATGTTCAGAGATATTGTAATTTGGTAAAAGAGCTTTCTGAACATGTACAATTCATTTACATTACACATAATAAGCTGGCGATGACCATGGCAACTGATTTGTTGGGTGTGACCATGCCTGAACCGGGTACATCAAAATTAGTCACTGTCGATTTAGAACAGGCAAAAGAATACGGGTTAGTTTCGGAGTCATAG
- a CDS encoding GntR family transcriptional regulator yields MNLEETESLSEQIVKYISEQIISGELVEGERIQELRIAKELDVSRGSVREALLLLERTHLIEIFPRRGAIVSEMSAQQVKALFDTNMMILGHIVQRMSETWRAHEADQLQLLLEQLLEHVKAGDIEKFYDGVFQYLAEQQDMVGNPYLMKFYKELLPSLRRSYFLTLNTSKRELQEAFALFKLVTDAILIRKSQQAALFMEDFCRHLRNLVLESLTRMKQIELAWARRSRR; encoded by the coding sequence ATGAATCTCGAAGAGACAGAAAGTCTTTCTGAGCAAATTGTCAAATATATTAGTGAACAGATTATTAGTGGCGAACTGGTTGAAGGCGAACGTATTCAAGAGCTTCGTATTGCCAAAGAACTTGACGTTAGCCGAGGGTCAGTTCGTGAAGCATTGTTATTATTAGAGCGTACTCATTTAATTGAGATATTCCCACGCCGCGGGGCAATTGTCTCAGAAATGTCTGCACAACAAGTTAAAGCACTGTTTGATACAAATATGATGATATTGGGACATATTGTACAACGTATGAGTGAAACATGGCGTGCGCATGAAGCTGATCAATTGCAGCTATTGTTAGAACAACTTCTTGAACATGTTAAAGCAGGTGATATCGAAAAATTTTATGATGGAGTCTTCCAATATTTAGCTGAACAGCAAGATATGGTCGGTAATCCTTATCTAATGAAGTTTTATAAAGAGCTATTGCCTTCATTACGTCGTAGTTATTTTTTGACCTTAAATACCTCTAAGCGGGAACTGCAAGAAGCATTTGCATTATTTAAACTCGTGACTGATGCAATTTTAATCCGAAAATCACAACAAGCCGCTTTATTTATGGAAGATTTTTGTCGACACTTACGTAACCTTGTGTTGGAATCGCTGACACGAATGAAACAGATTGAATTGGCCTGGGCAAGACGCTCACGCCGCTAG
- a CDS encoding sulfite exporter TauE/SafE family protein, producing MELIIYLLIGAIAGFTAGLFGVGGGLIIVPILYVVFTQLNYDPAVIMHIAVGTSLATIIVTSFSSVSAHHKKGAVLWPVFRNLAPGLVIGSFLGAGIADLMSGQHLQLLIGVFAVFMAYRMFKGAHVVVDPTRRLPSTPMQFMAGGGIGIASAIFGIGGGSLTVPYLNRHGVVMQKAVATSAACGLPIAVAGAIGFMWFGAKEQISVPNTIGYVHIYAFIGISIMSFVTAKLGAKVAHALSPQMLKKSFACLLVVVGSYFIYKGIMH from the coding sequence ATGGAGTTAATCATATATTTACTCATTGGCGCAATTGCTGGTTTTACTGCCGGATTGTTTGGGGTGGGCGGTGGACTAATTATTGTACCAATCCTCTATGTGGTTTTTACCCAGCTAAACTATGACCCAGCGGTAATCATGCATATTGCAGTTGGAACATCGCTTGCAACTATTATCGTGACGTCTTTTAGTTCTGTTTCGGCTCATCATAAAAAGGGTGCGGTACTTTGGCCTGTTTTTCGTAATTTAGCGCCTGGATTAGTGATTGGCTCATTTTTAGGGGCAGGCATTGCCGACTTGATGTCTGGTCAGCATTTGCAACTTCTTATTGGCGTTTTTGCAGTTTTTATGGCTTATCGGATGTTTAAAGGAGCACATGTCGTTGTTGACCCAACACGTCGGCTTCCTTCAACACCTATGCAATTTATGGCGGGTGGAGGTATTGGCATTGCCTCTGCAATTTTTGGTATTGGGGGTGGAAGCTTAACCGTCCCATATTTAAATCGTCATGGCGTGGTAATGCAAAAAGCAGTTGCGACTTCTGCTGCTTGCGGTTTACCAATCGCAGTTGCAGGAGCGATTGGATTTATGTGGTTTGGTGCGAAAGAACAAATTTCAGTGCCTAACACGATTGGTTATGTGCACATCTATGCGTTTATTGGCATTAGTATCATGAGTTTTGTCACAGCGAAGCTTGGAGCAAAGGTTGCTCATGCACTATCACCGCAAATGTTAAAAAAAAGCTTTGCTTGTTTGTTAGTCGTGGTCGGCAGTTATTTTATTTATAAAGGCATTATGCACTAG
- the birA gene encoding biotin--[acetyl-CoA-carboxylase] ligase, giving the protein MDLETRQLQQLLSAKNQLPEVVLLKATTTSTNDDIREIAQKGITTGLVCSAQQTQGRGQHQRQWISPEGNIYLSTLVQTRTPLDGRLALEVALNILQIPQLQSLNLQVKWPNDLYSTQGKWGGILVEPLSQHQAIVGVGINLKTPPVTDSDQPITSLEDLGLEQMSRLELISELYVAIQNAARWFDHGCYNLAGRFNHHAAWINQLVQFEHSQGLVHGRFVGISNEGAVILETPEPQQFYQGRLRPQTTQ; this is encoded by the coding sequence ATGGATTTAGAGACTCGCCAACTACAACAACTTTTAAGCGCAAAAAACCAGCTTCCAGAAGTGGTTTTATTAAAAGCAACCACAACTTCGACCAATGATGATATTCGTGAAATTGCCCAAAAAGGCATTACAACAGGCTTGGTTTGCAGTGCTCAACAAACTCAAGGGCGAGGCCAACATCAACGGCAATGGATTTCACCTGAAGGAAACATTTATTTAAGCACATTGGTGCAAACTCGAACACCCTTAGATGGTCGCTTAGCACTTGAAGTTGCTCTAAATATTCTACAAATACCGCAGTTACAATCTTTGAACCTGCAAGTGAAATGGCCAAACGATTTATATAGTACTCAAGGGAAATGGGGTGGAATTTTGGTTGAACCTCTTTCTCAGCATCAGGCTATTGTGGGTGTGGGTATTAATTTAAAAACACCACCAGTGACAGATAGCGATCAACCGATTACCTCTCTAGAAGATTTAGGCCTAGAGCAAATGAGTCGCCTTGAGTTAATTTCAGAACTTTATGTTGCAATTCAAAATGCTGCTCGCTGGTTTGATCATGGCTGCTACAATTTGGCAGGACGTTTTAACCATCATGCTGCATGGATCAACCAGTTAGTTCAGTTTGAGCATAGCCAAGGACTGGTGCATGGTCGTTTCGTTGGGATTTCCAATGAAGGTGCGGTAATTCTTGAAACTCCAGAACCACAGCAGTTTTATCAAGGTCGTTTAAGACCACAGACCACTCAGTAA
- the coaX gene encoding pantothenate kinase: MKSLWLDIGNTRLKYWITENQQTIEHAAELHLQSPADLLLGLIQHFKHQGLHRIGISSVLDTENNQRIQQILKWLEIPVVFAKVHSEYAGLQCGYEVPSQLGIDRWLQVLAVAQADENYCIIGCGTALTIDLTQGKQHLGGYILPNLYLQRDALIQNTKGIKIPDSAFDNLNPGNNTVDAVHHGILLGLISTIENIMQQSPKKLLLTGGDAKLFAKFLQKYDPVVETDLLLKGLQQYIAHYPKD; encoded by the coding sequence ATGAAAAGTTTATGGCTTGATATAGGAAACACTCGTTTAAAATACTGGATTACTGAAAATCAGCAAACTATTGAGCATGCAGCCGAGCTACATTTACAGTCTCCTGCCGATTTATTACTGGGATTAATCCAACACTTTAAACATCAAGGTCTACATCGAATTGGAATTTCATCGGTACTCGATACTGAAAACAACCAACGTATTCAGCAGATTTTAAAATGGCTTGAAATTCCTGTGGTCTTTGCCAAAGTTCATTCAGAATATGCAGGCTTACAGTGCGGTTATGAAGTACCGAGTCAGCTCGGTATTGACCGCTGGTTACAAGTTTTAGCTGTAGCTCAAGCAGATGAAAACTATTGCATTATTGGTTGTGGTACAGCGCTCACAATTGACCTAACGCAAGGCAAACAGCATTTAGGTGGCTACATCCTCCCTAATTTATATTTGCAACGAGATGCTCTTATTCAAAATACCAAAGGCATTAAAATTCCAGACTCAGCTTTTGACAATCTAAATCCCGGCAATAACACTGTAGATGCAGTACATCACGGTATTTTATTAGGCCTGATTAGTACCATTGAAAATATTATGCAACAATCTCCTAAAAAGCTGCTGCTGACTGGTGGTGATGCAAAACTATTTGCCAAGTTTTTACAAAAATATGATCCTGTTGTAGAAACCGATCTTTTGCTCAAAGGATTACAGCAATATATTGCTCATTATCCTAAAGACTAA
- the ffh gene encoding signal recognition particle protein, with translation MFDTLTERLTQSLRNVTGSGQLTEDNIKDTLREVRMALLEADVALPVTREFIAKVKEEALGQEVMTQLSPGQAFVKIVYDELTKMMGEANETLDLSAKPPVVVLLAGLQGAGKTTTAAKLARFLKERQKKKVMTVSADVYRPAAIKQLETVSNEVGAGFIPSDPSEKPIDIVNRAIEQAKIQFADVLIVDTAGRLHVDADMMDEIKELHAAVKPTETLFVVDAMTGQDAANTAKAFNDALALTGVILTKTDGDARGGAALSVRAITGKPIKFLGMGEKLDALEPFHPDRVAQRILGMGDVLSLVEEVERKIDKEKAEKMAKKLQKGGSFNFEDMLMQFEQMKKMGGMMGFLDKLPGMSGAGIQQAIEQANPEKQVKKMEAIIQSMTVKERRNPDLMNPSRKKRIAAGCGMDVAEVNKLIKQQAQMAKMMKKFANPSGMSKMMRSLGNMQKQFGGGGGGMGPLFGNNDQKK, from the coding sequence ATGTTTGATACCTTAACAGAACGACTCACACAGAGTTTAAGAAATGTTACTGGCTCAGGGCAGCTGACCGAAGACAATATTAAAGATACCTTACGTGAAGTACGTATGGCACTTCTTGAAGCCGATGTCGCGTTACCTGTAACTCGTGAATTTATCGCGAAAGTTAAGGAAGAGGCATTGGGCCAAGAAGTGATGACTCAGTTATCACCAGGCCAGGCATTTGTAAAAATTGTTTATGACGAACTCACCAAGATGATGGGTGAGGCGAATGAAACACTTGATTTAAGTGCGAAACCTCCTGTTGTAGTATTACTTGCTGGTTTACAAGGTGCAGGTAAAACAACAACTGCTGCCAAGTTGGCACGTTTCTTAAAAGAACGTCAAAAGAAAAAAGTAATGACTGTTTCTGCCGACGTTTACCGTCCGGCAGCAATTAAACAGTTAGAAACTGTTTCAAATGAAGTTGGCGCAGGCTTTATTCCTTCAGATCCTTCTGAAAAGCCAATCGATATCGTTAATCGTGCAATTGAACAAGCAAAAATCCAGTTTGCTGATGTGTTGATTGTCGATACGGCAGGACGTCTACATGTCGATGCAGACATGATGGACGAAATTAAAGAATTACACGCAGCAGTTAAGCCGACTGAAACCTTGTTTGTGGTTGATGCCATGACAGGTCAGGATGCTGCAAATACAGCAAAAGCATTCAATGATGCTTTGGCACTTACAGGTGTAATTCTTACTAAAACTGATGGTGATGCACGTGGTGGTGCTGCACTTTCTGTGCGTGCTATTACAGGTAAGCCAATCAAGTTCTTAGGTATGGGCGAGAAGCTTGATGCTTTAGAACCATTCCATCCGGACCGTGTTGCTCAACGTATTTTAGGTATGGGTGACGTACTTTCTTTAGTCGAAGAAGTTGAACGCAAAATCGACAAAGAAAAAGCCGAAAAAATGGCGAAAAAATTGCAAAAAGGCGGTAGCTTCAACTTTGAAGATATGCTGATGCAATTTGAGCAAATGAAAAAAATGGGCGGCATGATGGGCTTCTTAGATAAGTTGCCTGGCATGAGCGGTGCAGGAATTCAGCAAGCGATTGAGCAAGCGAACCCTGAAAAACAAGTCAAGAAGATGGAAGCTATTATCCAGTCAATGACTGTTAAAGAGCGCCGTAATCCGGACTTAATGAACCCAAGTCGTAAAAAACGTATTGCGGCAGGTTGCGGTATGGATGTTGCTGAAGTGAACAAACTTATTAAACAACAAGCGCAAATGGCCAAAATGATGAAGAAATTTGCGAATCCATCTGGTATGAGCAAAATGATGCGTTCTTTAGGCAATATGCAAAAGCAATTTGGCGGCGGCGGTGGCGGAATGGGACCACTCTTTGGTAACAATGACCAAAAGAAATAA
- a CDS encoding inner membrane protein YpjD: protein MISLPLVYTILALIAYTTSFWYLFIRLMSKREPNPWLFAFVVTLALLLHGTVLCHGMLTPAGINYDVFNLVSFTSWLMLLLSLIFSTFRPIVPLNLLGIPVAAIGLILGFAFSRPDQFIEQHSLGLDTHIILSLSAYAVLLMATIHAILIWFQNRELKKKQKKRFWVNLLPPIQAMESLLFDLIITGFILLTIALAFGFLTIDSFFAQHLAHKTVFSIISWFIYGSLLIGHYKLGWRGQKAIRFTLIGFVLLAIGFIGSKFVLEMILGR from the coding sequence ATGATTAGCCTCCCCTTGGTTTACACAATTTTGGCACTGATCGCATATACCACTTCTTTCTGGTATCTGTTTATTCGTTTAATGTCAAAACGTGAACCAAACCCATGGTTATTTGCATTTGTTGTAACATTAGCACTGCTACTGCACGGCACGGTTTTATGCCATGGCATGCTGACTCCAGCCGGAATTAACTATGATGTTTTTAATTTAGTATCATTTACATCATGGCTTATGTTGTTGTTAAGTTTAATTTTTAGTACTTTTCGTCCGATTGTACCGTTAAATTTATTAGGCATTCCTGTAGCGGCCATTGGTCTTATTTTAGGTTTTGCCTTTAGCCGACCAGATCAATTTATTGAGCAACATTCGCTAGGTCTTGATACTCATATTATTCTTTCACTTTCGGCCTATGCAGTTTTACTGATGGCAACCATACATGCGATCTTAATATGGTTCCAAAATCGTGAACTCAAAAAGAAACAAAAAAAACGTTTCTGGGTTAATTTACTCCCGCCGATTCAGGCGATGGAATCTTTATTATTTGATCTGATTATTACTGGTTTCATTTTATTAACGATTGCGCTTGCATTTGGTTTTTTAACAATTGATAGCTTCTTTGCCCAGCATCTCGCTCATAAAACAGTATTTAGTATTATTTCTTGGTTTATCTATGGCTCATTATTGATCGGCCATTACAAACTAGGATGGCGAGGTCAAAAAGCGATTCGCTTTACTTTAATCGGTTTCGTGCTTTTGGCGATTGGATTTATCGGTAGTAAATTCGTGCTTGAGATGATCTTAGGTCGCTAG
- the dusC gene encoding tRNA dihydrouridine synthase, producing MKLILAPMEGLTDPIMRDTLTSVGDFDWCVTEFIRVTDSILPDHIYYSFCPELKNDGKTAAGTPVHVQFLGNNPDMLAANAAKVVELGAPAIDLNFGCPAKTVNRHRGGSVLLDEPDVVHLLIKAVRDAVPAHIPVSAKMRLGYLDENHTMENAHAVEDAGASWLTVHARTKADGYTPPAYWEKILPIKEALKINVIANGEIWTNADARACQQQSGCEDLMIGRGAVTTPDLTQCIRQNMDEALFSWEQLVDLQIRFLNGQAKTEIGMVGRYKQWLGMMTKAYPQAKELWDQVKRIKALDEIVQQLEHTRSDNI from the coding sequence GTGAAACTCATACTCGCTCCAATGGAAGGTTTAACTGACCCGATCATGCGGGATACACTCACATCTGTTGGTGATTTCGACTGGTGTGTGACCGAATTTATTCGCGTTACAGACAGTATTTTGCCAGACCATATTTACTATAGTTTTTGCCCAGAATTAAAAAATGACGGTAAAACGGCAGCCGGTACACCTGTTCACGTTCAATTCCTAGGTAATAACCCAGATATGCTGGCAGCAAATGCAGCAAAAGTTGTTGAATTGGGTGCACCTGCAATCGACCTTAATTTTGGTTGCCCTGCAAAAACCGTTAATCGACATCGTGGTGGTTCAGTCCTTCTTGATGAACCAGACGTGGTACATCTGCTGATTAAAGCAGTGAGAGATGCTGTACCTGCTCATATTCCTGTTTCAGCAAAAATGCGTTTGGGTTATCTCGATGAAAACCATACAATGGAAAATGCCCACGCTGTCGAAGATGCAGGTGCAAGCTGGTTAACTGTACACGCTCGAACTAAAGCAGATGGCTATACACCACCAGCTTATTGGGAAAAAATTCTACCTATTAAAGAAGCTTTAAAAATTAATGTCATTGCTAACGGTGAAATCTGGACCAATGCTGATGCTAGAGCCTGTCAACAACAATCTGGCTGTGAAGACCTCATGATTGGCCGTGGTGCGGTGACTACTCCAGATTTAACCCAATGTATTCGCCAAAATATGGATGAAGCATTATTTAGTTGGGAACAACTCGTTGACTTACAAATTCGTTTTTTAAACGGTCAAGCAAAAACAGAAATTGGAATGGTGGGTCGTTATAAGCAATGGTTAGGCATGATGACTAAAGCCTATCCACAAGCAAAAGAATTATGGGACCAGGTGAAACGTATTAAAGCTTTAGATGAAATTGTTCAACAATTAGAACACACCAGATCAGACAATATTTAA